The Actinomadura graeca nucleotide sequence ATCGTGCGCACCCCCAACGGCGGCGACTACGGACGCGACCTGCTGCGCCGCCACCTCGCCCGCCACCATCCACAGCAGGGCGTCAGGCGCTGACGCACCTGGAGACGGGGTCGTCGGGCACGTCGAGGTAGGCGTACTGACGATCGCGGGTGACGGCGAGGCCGAACCGTCCGGTGCCCGGCCGCCCCTTCTCCTCCCACCATCGGTGAGCGGCCTCGATCTCCGTCCACAGTGAACGCGGCCCCTTCTGACGCACCCGGTGGACGGGGCCGCCGGTGACGTCGACGCAGGCCCAGGACGTACCGGCGGACGCCCAGAACGCGAAGTCGTCACCGTCGGCATCCGCGAACCGCACGGTCACGTCCGGCAGCCGGAGGCCCACGGCGAACCTGGCGTCGTAGTCGTCCCAGGCGACCGCGTCCGGATGCAGGGTCGTGGACGACTCGGACGCACCCGCCAGATCCACCGGCGGCCCCGGCCGCGGTACCCGCTGAGCACGCAGCCACATGAACGCGACCGTGTTGTCGACGAACGGACCATATGCCGCTCCATGCGCATCGACCGTCAACCGAACCAGGGCGCCGTTGTCATAGGCGTTGCCCCACGGGGCCAGGATGATGCCCCCGGGCCGCGTCTGGGCGACCCAAGAGTAGGGGACGGTCTGCGCGGATGCCGTAGCGATCACCCGGTCATATGGCGCGCCCCGTGCATGACCTTCCGCGCCATCGCCGGTGACCACCAGAGGCGAGAGCCCCGCCTCCGCGAGCGCCTTGCGGGCACGCTCGGCCAGCCCGCCGTCCACCTCGACCGAGACGACATTCCGCTCCCCGGCCACACGCGCGAGCAGCGCCGCGTTCCAGCCGGTACCGGTGCCGATCTCCAGCACCCGCATACCGGCCTCCAACTGAAGATGGCCGAGCATCCTGGCGACGATGGACG carries:
- a CDS encoding methyltransferase domain-containing protein — its product is MWDDGDDGVLRASSRAEDPAGWLAAVYGDEAIVTQVDDGAASDDGTGRRVTSSISKPSIVARMLGHLQLEAGMRVLEIGTGTGWNAALLARVAGERNVVSVEVDGGLAERARKALAEAGLSPLVVTGDGAEGHARGAPYDRVIATASAQTVPYSWVAQTRPGGIILAPWGNAYDNGALVRLTVDAHGAAYGPFVDNTVAFMWLRAQRVPRPGPPVDLAGASESSTTLHPDAVAWDDYDARFAVGLRLPDVTVRFADADGDDFAFWASAGTSWACVDVTGGPVHRVRQKGPRSLWTEIEAAHRWWEEKGRPGTGRFGLAVTRDRQYAYLDVPDDPVSRCVSA